One genomic window of Desmospora activa DSM 45169 includes the following:
- a CDS encoding N-acetyldiaminopimelate deacetylase produces the protein MNLHPFIGVRRELHQIPEPGFKEEKTQRYLLDFLSKLPQERLAIKTWRTGVLVRIHGRNPRRTLGWRTDIDGLPIEEETGLPFHSHHPGYMHACGHDMHMAIALGIIDALVREPIDDDVVVLFQPAEEGPGGALPMLESDAFRQWKPDELFALHIGPDWPVGTVATRPGILFANTSELFIDLEGIGGHASLPHRSNDMVIAASQLAMQLQTIISRNIDPLDSAILTLGKITIGTKQNIIPGKARLEGTIRTLSMESMEKIKHRVRQLVKGIETGFECKAHIDWGANYCQVENDETLTTAFMEWAQQEGGVHVIHCREAMAGEDFGYFLREIPGFLFWLGVDTEHGLHHPRLEPKEEAIPTAIQLVTKYFRWRGNHAG, from the coding sequence ATGAACCTTCATCCCTTTATCGGCGTGCGGCGGGAGCTGCACCAAATCCCTGAACCTGGCTTCAAAGAAGAAAAAACCCAACGCTATCTGCTCGATTTTCTGTCGAAATTGCCGCAAGAGCGGCTGGCGATCAAAACCTGGCGCACCGGCGTGTTGGTGCGGATTCACGGTCGTAACCCCCGCCGCACCTTAGGCTGGCGCACCGATATTGACGGCCTCCCGATTGAAGAGGAGACCGGACTTCCGTTTCACTCCCACCACCCCGGCTATATGCACGCCTGCGGTCATGATATGCATATGGCTATCGCCTTAGGGATCATAGATGCACTGGTACGGGAACCGATCGACGATGATGTGGTCGTCTTGTTCCAACCGGCGGAAGAAGGGCCCGGCGGCGCTTTGCCGATGCTGGAAAGTGATGCGTTTCGCCAGTGGAAGCCGGATGAATTGTTTGCCCTTCATATTGGTCCCGATTGGCCGGTGGGCACCGTCGCCACTCGGCCCGGCATCCTGTTTGCCAATACATCGGAGCTATTTATCGATTTGGAGGGGATCGGCGGCCACGCCTCGCTGCCTCACCGCAGCAACGATATGGTGATCGCCGCCTCACAATTGGCGATGCAACTGCAGACTATCATCTCCCGCAATATCGATCCGTTGGATTCCGCCATCCTCACCTTGGGCAAAATCACCATCGGAACCAAGCAAAACATCATCCCCGGCAAAGCCCGCCTCGAAGGAACAATTCGCACCTTGTCAATGGAATCGATGGAGAAAATAAAACACCGTGTACGCCAGTTGGTCAAAGGGATTGAAACCGGTTTTGAATGTAAAGCTCACATCGATTGGGGAGCCAACTACTGCCAAGTGGAAAATGATGAAACCCTCACCACAGCATTTATGGAGTGGGCGCAACAAGAAGGCGGTGTCCATGTCATTCACTGTCGGGAAGCGATGGCAGGAGAAGACTTTGGCTACTTCCTGCGGGAGATCCCCGGTTTTCTGTTCTGGCTCGGCGTCGACACTGAACACGGTCTGCATCATCCCCGACTAGAGCCAAAGGAAGAAGCGATTCCAACGGCAATCCAATTGGTGACAAAGTATTTTCGCTGGCGAGGAAATCACGCTGGATAA
- a CDS encoding alpha/beta fold hydrolase, giving the protein MSTTIYKSPAGEVKMMELYNKQLAKLKIEYKTTQIDTRFGSTHVIITGPEHAPPVLLFQGGNTTNPYILEKFLPLAKHFRLYAPDTVGHPGKSAQNSLSPRDTSYGKWAVDIMDGLGLAQASVVGTSWGGGILLQLGACTPERITKAVLIVPAGIANSSMRRVIKDLAIPMFLYQLFPNRKRLLQAIQPLASDPDEDTIEMVQTVFHHVKVKAEMPGNVTKEELAAFTAPTMLFAAENDIIFPANRVIPQAKKVIPNLTVAEQLNGASHLFFQSYDQLQYVQKQISDFLLHAAKES; this is encoded by the coding sequence ATGTCCACCACAATCTACAAAAGTCCCGCAGGTGAGGTAAAGATGATGGAGCTTTACAACAAACAACTGGCCAAACTAAAGATTGAATACAAAACTACCCAAATTGACACTCGCTTCGGTTCTACACATGTCATCATTACGGGGCCCGAACACGCCCCACCCGTTCTTCTTTTTCAAGGCGGCAATACAACCAACCCGTATATTCTGGAAAAGTTCCTCCCTCTTGCCAAACATTTTCGCCTCTATGCGCCGGATACCGTCGGTCACCCCGGCAAAAGTGCCCAAAACTCTCTATCGCCGCGTGATACCAGTTATGGGAAGTGGGCCGTTGACATCATGGATGGATTGGGACTTGCTCAAGCTTCTGTTGTTGGTACATCATGGGGAGGTGGGATTCTGCTCCAGTTAGGCGCCTGTACCCCTGAGCGGATCACAAAAGCGGTTCTCATCGTTCCTGCCGGAATCGCCAATAGCTCGATGCGCCGAGTGATAAAGGATTTAGCCATTCCTATGTTCCTGTATCAGCTATTCCCAAACCGAAAACGACTGTTGCAAGCGATCCAGCCCCTCGCCTCCGATCCAGATGAAGACACCATTGAAATGGTTCAAACGGTCTTTCATCATGTCAAAGTAAAAGCGGAAATGCCGGGAAATGTTACAAAAGAAGAATTAGCCGCCTTTACCGCCCCAACGATGCTGTTTGCCGCTGAGAACGATATCATTTTCCCAGCAAATCGGGTGATTCCACAAGCAAAAAAGGTGATCCCCAATTTAACGGTGGCGGAACAATTAAACGGCGCTTCTCATCTGTTTTTTCAGTCTTATGATCAGCTTCAATATGTGCAAAAGCAAATTTCCGATTTTTTGTTACACGCCGCAAAGGAGTCCTAA
- a CDS encoding TetR/AcrR family transcriptional regulator — MVKGFSEREKEIIRNKLMEVGRERFGSQGLKKTSIRELTDAVGIAQGSFYLFFHSKEELFFRILEIEEASIQQKLQSTTLEPVTAESFKQWILKALTLAENNPIVRRLYVDGEYELMLRKLQQEVIEQHIQKDADALLPLISSWQQQGLILAKKPEMIASVIRSLFLLTLHKKEIGEDIYDETIDLIVELIASGLVTKKGKA; from the coding sequence ATGGTAAAAGGATTTAGTGAACGGGAAAAAGAGATCATCCGCAACAAACTGATGGAAGTAGGAAGAGAGCGCTTTGGATCACAAGGATTAAAAAAGACGAGCATCCGCGAATTGACGGATGCAGTCGGCATTGCCCAAGGATCGTTCTATCTCTTTTTTCACTCCAAAGAAGAGTTGTTCTTTCGCATCTTGGAAATCGAGGAAGCGTCCATTCAACAAAAATTACAGTCGACTACTTTGGAACCCGTTACCGCCGAATCCTTTAAGCAATGGATTCTAAAGGCATTGACGTTGGCGGAAAACAACCCCATTGTTCGCCGCCTCTATGTAGATGGCGAGTATGAATTGATGTTGCGAAAACTACAGCAAGAAGTGATTGAGCAGCATATCCAAAAAGACGCAGATGCACTGCTCCCACTCATTTCGTCATGGCAACAGCAAGGGTTGATTCTAGCAAAAAAGCCGGAAATGATCGCCAGTGTCATCCGATCTCTTTTTTTGTTGACATTGCACAAAAAAGAGATCGGCGAAGACATCTATGACGAAACCATCGACCTCATAGTTGAACTCATCGCTTCCGGCCTGGTTACAAAAAAGGGGAAGGCATGA
- a CDS encoding GNAT family N-acetyltransferase gives MRRDGNNIYVKPLELEDAETMLRLELRNRHFFQLYTSLREERFFTLAGQQERIQGYIEKQAQDQHYGFGIYLLQTGELIGNVNLSEVARGPLQCAWIGYCLDQEQNGKGYMTEAVRLVVSIAFDQLKLHRIEAGVMPHNLGSIKVLEKAGFHKEGIAKQNVKINGKWQDHQILAIVNEEESEKKERKVIRKNPDSVATPIGPYTHLAIVSRKAEHLVLSGQVGIDTEGDLPSDVKAQFRNALNNVLRILNSEDVFAESIVKINIWLTESIDRDSFYEIWEELHGGTPPAMTLVYVSALATPALKVEVEVWAAR, from the coding sequence ATGCGAAGAGATGGAAACAACATCTATGTTAAGCCGTTGGAGTTGGAAGATGCAGAGACGATGCTGCGACTGGAATTGCGTAACCGTCATTTCTTTCAGCTGTATACGTCTTTGCGAGAGGAACGATTTTTTACCTTGGCAGGGCAGCAGGAGCGGATTCAGGGTTACATTGAAAAGCAAGCCCAGGATCAACATTATGGCTTTGGCATTTATTTGTTACAAACGGGAGAATTAATCGGCAATGTCAACCTATCCGAAGTGGCGCGTGGCCCTCTGCAGTGTGCTTGGATCGGTTATTGTCTTGATCAGGAACAGAACGGCAAGGGCTATATGACCGAGGCGGTGCGGCTGGTGGTGTCAATCGCCTTTGATCAACTGAAGCTTCATCGCATTGAGGCGGGAGTGATGCCCCATAACCTCGGTTCCATCAAAGTGCTGGAGAAAGCGGGCTTTCACAAAGAGGGAATCGCCAAGCAAAATGTGAAGATCAATGGCAAGTGGCAAGATCATCAGATTCTCGCCATTGTCAATGAAGAAGAGTCCGAGAAAAAAGAAAGGAAAGTGATACGTAAAAATCCCGATTCAGTCGCCACACCCATCGGACCTTATACCCATCTTGCGATCGTGTCAAGAAAAGCGGAACACCTGGTTTTATCTGGGCAGGTTGGAATCGATACAGAAGGAGATCTCCCCTCCGATGTAAAAGCACAATTTCGGAATGCCTTGAACAATGTGTTACGCATTTTAAACAGTGAAGATGTGTTTGCGGAAAGCATTGTGAAAATCAACATTTGGTTAACGGAATCGATTGATCGGGATTCCTTCTATGAAATCTGGGAAGAGTTGCACGGCGGTACACCGCCGGCAATGACCTTGGTCTATGTTTCTGCATTGGCTACGCCTGCTCTGAAGGTGGAAGTGGAAGTGTGGGCAGCGCGATGA
- a CDS encoding virginiamycin B lyase family protein: protein MRKIVEYALPTHGSGPYGITVGSDGAFWFTQNKGNQIGRITVTGEVSEYRVPTPDAGLTVITSGIDGDLWFTENKANKIGRITLQGEITEYPLAAGTGPYGITTGPDGAMWFTAITGNTIGRISASGELSQYSLPRPGSFPSFIVAGSDGALWFTQNQSNQIGKITTTGTIVEYPIPTPHAGPVGITAGPDGALWFVEINGNKIGRITTSGEIEEYPIPTADARPHAITSGKDNALWFTEWGSNQIGRVTLTREITEFPIPTNQSEPHGLVWGPDGSVWFAEECNQIGRLIRE, encoded by the coding sequence ATGAGGAAAATAGTGGAATATGCCCTTCCTACCCATGGATCAGGACCATACGGGATTACAGTGGGAAGTGACGGTGCGTTCTGGTTTACGCAAAACAAGGGGAACCAAATTGGGAGAATAACGGTGACGGGAGAGGTGAGTGAATATAGGGTCCCTACCCCTGATGCCGGATTAACCGTGATTACATCCGGCATTGATGGAGACTTATGGTTTACCGAGAATAAGGCCAATAAAATTGGAAGGATAACCCTACAAGGGGAAATTACTGAGTATCCACTCGCGGCTGGTACAGGCCCATATGGGATAACCACAGGGCCGGATGGAGCGATGTGGTTTACGGCGATTACCGGCAATACGATTGGGAGAATATCCGCTTCTGGGGAGCTTAGCCAATACTCGCTGCCACGTCCGGGATCGTTTCCCTCGTTTATTGTCGCAGGATCGGATGGAGCTCTCTGGTTTACCCAGAATCAAAGCAATCAAATCGGTAAAATTACAACTACGGGAACGATCGTTGAATATCCGATCCCGACTCCCCATGCGGGGCCGGTCGGAATAACTGCTGGACCGGATGGCGCTCTTTGGTTTGTAGAAATCAACGGTAACAAAATCGGCAGAATCACCACATCGGGAGAAATTGAAGAATATCCCATCCCTACAGCCGATGCCCGTCCCCATGCGATTACTTCTGGTAAAGACAACGCTTTATGGTTCACTGAATGGGGAAGCAACCAGATCGGCCGAGTCACGCTTACCAGAGAGATTACGGAGTTTCCCATTCCTACCAACCAATCTGAACCCCATGGACTGGTTTGGGGACCGGATGGATCCGTCTGGTTTGCGGAAGAGTGTAATCAAATCGGTCGGTTAATCCGTGAATGA